A region from the Camelus ferus isolate YT-003-E chromosome 1, BCGSAC_Cfer_1.0, whole genome shotgun sequence genome encodes:
- the LOC116667191 gene encoding keratin-associated protein 20-1-like, with amino-acid sequence MTYYSNYYGNCGYGGLGCGYGGLGCGYHGYGGYRYGCCRPSCYGRYWSYGFY; translated from the coding sequence ATGACCTATTACAGCAACTACTATGGGAATTGTGGCTATGGTGGGCTTGGCTGTGGTTACGGTGGGCTTGGCTGTGGCTATCATGGATATGGTGGCTATAGATATGGCTGCTGCCGCCCATCTTGCTATGGAAGATATTGGTCATATGGGTTCTACTGA
- the LOC116667534 gene encoding keratin-associated protein 20-1-like → MVMFKLRKQIPCTSIKSSTPETMCYYGNYYGGLGYGYGGLGYSYGCGYGGLGCGYGGYGYGCHPSCYRRYWSYGFY, encoded by the coding sequence ATGGTGATGTTCAAACTGAGGAAACAGATTCCCTGCACCTCAATCAAATCCTCTACTCCTGAAACCATGTGCTACTACGGCAACTACTATGGAGGTCTGGGTTATGGTTATGGTGGCCTGGGCTACAGTTATGGCTGTGGCTATGGTGGCCTAGGCTGTGGCTACGGCGGGTATGGATATGGCTGCCACCCATCTTGCTACAGAAGATACTGGTCCTATGGGTTCTACTGA